The Drosophila teissieri strain GT53w chromosome X, Prin_Dtei_1.1, whole genome shotgun sequence genome has a segment encoding these proteins:
- the LOC122623467 gene encoding protein ILRUN — protein sequence MDVEENYENAAEMQNMNMNLNLNPNPNPNSDSQQQQQQQMQCEPLFGLTTNTTTTTNPMMAIPLPAPPGMLPHSAPNISPNSNLNPNSNANPSPSAPSTNASASTIKCLPTNDFDIDSLLLQQFSCMGTTDHEDLISQFQSLMNNQMNRESARFYLEMSNWSLQMAVGCYLDFCSLQSLPSMKIVQGKHLNAQQQAFQLQNDGTERWPNNCYLTSPIQTQRINVPALRPGETCDILADLMPTQPPIMWRLCTPNGWYFGDAIWMIPPGTQASQDELQQRMVQLITSEAKPDVYPQINIVITAHTQ from the exons ATGGATGTGGAGGAGAACTACGAGAACGCCGCCGAGATGCAGAACATGAATATGAATCTGAATCTAAATCCGAATCCCAATCCAAACTCGgacagccagcagcagcagcaacaacagatgCAATGTGAACCGTTATTCGGACTCACAACcaatacaacaacaaccacaaatCCCATGATGGCCATACCCCTGCCCGCGCCCCCCGGAATGCTGCCCCACTCCGCCCCGAACATCAGTCCGAATTCGAATCTGAATCCCAATTCGAATGCGAATCCCAGTCCATCCGCACCATCCACAaacgcatccgcatccacgaTCAAGTGTCTGCCGACGAATGACTTCGACATCGACtccctgctgctgcaacagttCAGCTGCATGGGCACCACGGATCACGAGGACCTCATCAGCCAGTTCCAGAGCCTCATGAACAACCAGATGAACCGGGAATCGGCCAGGTTTTACCTCGAGATGAGTAACTG GAGCCTGCAGATGGCGGTCGGCTGCTATCTGGACTTCTGCAGTTTACAGTCGCTGCCTTCGATGAAGATCGTCCAGGGAAAGCACCTGAATGCTCAGCAGCAGGCGTTTCAGCTGCAGAACGATGGCACCGAGCGCTGGCCGAACAATTGCTATCTGACCTCGCCCATCCAGACGCAGCGCATCAATGTGCCCGCCCTGCGTCCAGGTGAAACTTGTGATATCCTGGCGGATCTGATGCCCACGCAGCCGCCGATCATGTGGCGGCTGTGCACTCCAAATGGCTGGTACTTTGGCG ATGCCATATGGATGATACCGCCGGGCACGCAGGCCAGCCAGGacgagctgcagcagcggatGGTGCAGCTGATCACGTCGGAGGCCAAGCCGGATGTGTATCCGCAAATCAACATCGTGATAACCGCGCACACCCAATGA
- the LOC122624441 gene encoding homeobox protein B-H2 isoform X2: MDISKGGKDDDGEDSLKNGSSANGDSSSHLSLSLSKKQRKARTAFTDHQLQTLEKSFERQKYLSVQDRMELANKLELSDCQVKTWYQNRRTKWKRQTAVGLELLAEAGNYAAFQRLYGGATPYLSAWPYAAAAAAQSPHGATPSAIDIYYRQAAAAAAMQKPSLPASYRMYPSSMPPGMALPGMPAPPPPGAAPMLSGYYAAAAAAAASAGAQQQQQQQQQQQQQPPAASRSPATSQSANSEADCERTSSSSRQRLITPSPPLNPGSPPHRERLGEEEDRERDDERDMEREREREREREREREREREREQDEDDDEELALEV, encoded by the exons ATGGATATCAGTAAAG GTGGCAAGGACGACGATGGCGAGGACAGTTTGAAGAACGGCAGCTCGGCGAACGGCGACTCCTCGTCGCACTTGAGTCTGAGTCTGAGCAAGAAGCAGCGGAAGGCGCGTACCGCCTTCACGGACCACCAGCTGCAGACGCTGGAGAAGTCCTTCGAGCGGCAGAAGTACCTCAGCGTGCAGGATCGCATGGAGCTGGCCAACAAGCTGGAGCTGAGCGACTGCCAGGTGAAGACCTGGTACCAGAATCGCAG AACCAAATGGAAGCGCCAGACGGCGGTGGGCCTGGAACTGCTGGCCGAGGCGGGCAACTATGCGGCCTTTCAGCGGCTGTACGGCGGTGCCACGCCCTATTTGAGCGCCTGGCCGTACgcggccgccgctgccgcccaATCGCCCCACGGCGCCACGCCCTCCGCGATCGATATCTATTACCGCCAGgcggccgcagcagcagccatgcAAAAGCCCTCGCTCCCCGCCTCGTACCGCATGTATCCATCGAGTATGCCGCCGGGCATGGCGCTGCCGGGCATGCCCGCTCCCCCGCCCCCCGGCGCAGCGCCCATGCTCAGCGGCTACTATGCCgccgcagcggcagcggccGCTTCCGCCGGcgcccaacagcagcagcagcagcaacagcaacaacagcaacagccgccAGCGGCGTCCCGCTCGCCAGCCACCAGCCAGAGCGCCAATAGCGAAGCGGACTGCGAGcggaccagcagcagcagtcgccaGCGCCTGATCACGCCCAGTCCGCCCCTGAATCCGGGCAGTCCGCCGCATCGGGAGCGGCtcggcgaggaggaggacagGGAGCGGGACGACGAGCGGGACATGGAACGCGAGAGGgagcgagagagggagagggagcgggagcgggaaagggaaagggaacgAGAGCAGGACGAGGATGATGACGAGGAGCTGGCCCTGGAGGTCTGA
- the LOC122624441 gene encoding homeobox protein B-H2 isoform X1, translating into MTTMPPEMSATTAAPVGSAPSATAHHPAAVGGGMPRPASPAVGSNTTTATATTATRSRFMITDILAGAAAASAAAAAAAAALAAASSGGGRGSPTDSEREQSLVAQHHHHHQQQQQQHHHHQQQQQQQQHQQAALQQYIVQQQQLLRFEREREREREREHYRERHSPPGNNPYAHHPLPPHLLAHFPPAHYAVLQQQQQQQQQQQQQQQQHPHPHQLQLERERLEALHRHGHALPGDPGQHLSHLSHLSHHQQHHPHLHHAMHDERSRSPLMLQQLGGAASGNGNGNNNNNNSSSASNNNNNSASANSNIISGNSSSNSNNNNGSGNGNMLLGGAGSSISGDQASTIDDSDSDDCGGKDDDGEDSLKNGSSANGDSSSHLSLSLSKKQRKARTAFTDHQLQTLEKSFERQKYLSVQDRMELANKLELSDCQVKTWYQNRRTKWKRQTAVGLELLAEAGNYAAFQRLYGGATPYLSAWPYAAAAAAQSPHGATPSAIDIYYRQAAAAAAMQKPSLPASYRMYPSSMPPGMALPGMPAPPPPGAAPMLSGYYAAAAAAAASAGAQQQQQQQQQQQQQPPAASRSPATSQSANSEADCERTSSSSRQRLITPSPPLNPGSPPHRERLGEEEDRERDDERDMEREREREREREREREREREREQDEDDDEELALEV; encoded by the exons ATGACCACAATGCCACCGGAAATGTCCGCAACAACGGCAGCTCCCGTTGGCAGTGCACCGAGTGCCACCGCTCACCATCCCGCTGCCGTCGGCGGCGGCATGCCGCGTCCAGCTTCCCCGGCCGTCGGCAGCAACACGACAACAGCGACGGCCACCACGGCGACGCGATCCCGCTTCATGATCACCGACATTCTGGCTGGAGCGGCGGCAGcatcggcggcggcagcagcagcggcggccgcCCTGGCAGCCGCCTCTTccggcggtgggcgtggcagtccGACGGACTCGGAGCGGGAGCAATCGCTGGTCGCCCagcatcaccaccatcaccagcagcagcagcagcaacatcatcatcatcagcagcaacagcagcagcagcaacatcagcaggcTGCCCTGCAACAGTACAtcgtgcaacagcagcagttgctgcgCTTTGAACGGGAGAGGGAGCGAGAACGGGAGCGGGAACACTATAGGGAGAGGCATTCGCCGCCCGGCAACAACCCCTACGCCCACCACCCCTTGCCGCCCCATCTGCTCGCCCACTTTCCGCCCGCCCACTACGCcgtgctgcagcaacagcagcaacagcaacagcaacagcagcagcagcagcagcaacatccccACCCgcatcagctgcagctggagagGGAACGATTGGAGGCACTGCATCGGCATGGCCACGCGCTGCCCGGTGATCCTGGCCAGCACTTGAGCCACCTGAGCCACCTgagccaccaccagcagcaccacccgCATCTGCATCATGCCATGCACGATGAGCGATCCCGCTCGCCGCTGATGCTGCAGCAGTTGGGCGGCGCTGccagtggcaatggcaatggaaacaacaataacaacaacagcagcagtgccagcaacaataacaacaacagtgctagtgccaacagcaacatcatcagcggcaacagcagcagcaacagcaacaacaacaatggcagtggcaacggcaacatgttgctcgGCGGCgccggcagcagcatcagcggcGATCAGGCGAGCACCATCgacgacagcgacagcgatgATTGCG GTGGCAAGGACGACGATGGCGAGGACAGTTTGAAGAACGGCAGCTCGGCGAACGGCGACTCCTCGTCGCACTTGAGTCTGAGTCTGAGCAAGAAGCAGCGGAAGGCGCGTACCGCCTTCACGGACCACCAGCTGCAGACGCTGGAGAAGTCCTTCGAGCGGCAGAAGTACCTCAGCGTGCAGGATCGCATGGAGCTGGCCAACAAGCTGGAGCTGAGCGACTGCCAGGTGAAGACCTGGTACCAGAATCGCAG AACCAAATGGAAGCGCCAGACGGCGGTGGGCCTGGAACTGCTGGCCGAGGCGGGCAACTATGCGGCCTTTCAGCGGCTGTACGGCGGTGCCACGCCCTATTTGAGCGCCTGGCCGTACgcggccgccgctgccgcccaATCGCCCCACGGCGCCACGCCCTCCGCGATCGATATCTATTACCGCCAGgcggccgcagcagcagccatgcAAAAGCCCTCGCTCCCCGCCTCGTACCGCATGTATCCATCGAGTATGCCGCCGGGCATGGCGCTGCCGGGCATGCCCGCTCCCCCGCCCCCCGGCGCAGCGCCCATGCTCAGCGGCTACTATGCCgccgcagcggcagcggccGCTTCCGCCGGcgcccaacagcagcagcagcagcaacagcaacaacagcaacagccgccAGCGGCGTCCCGCTCGCCAGCCACCAGCCAGAGCGCCAATAGCGAAGCGGACTGCGAGcggaccagcagcagcagtcgccaGCGCCTGATCACGCCCAGTCCGCCCCTGAATCCGGGCAGTCCGCCGCATCGGGAGCGGCtcggcgaggaggaggacagGGAGCGGGACGACGAGCGGGACATGGAACGCGAGAGGgagcgagagagggagagggagcgggagcgggaaagggaaagggaacgAGAGCAGGACGAGGATGATGACGAGGAGCTGGCCCTGGAGGTCTGA